In a genomic window of Salvia splendens isolate huo1 unplaced genomic scaffold, SspV2 ctg879, whole genome shotgun sequence:
- the LOC121791712 gene encoding uncharacterized protein LOC121791712 — protein MSPFLYKPPPSSPLSFFNMTHQAMSKCEKMAAGDEAEDRVRAVSFAAGTAAFMACIERAFMVSVFMHWRVWAFLALNLLLLAILFTSKSQNTESSQIQSKNGGDEAEIKRSKKARHRQRKQLLPTSGGAAEECVVVATEEAPRAEGEVEVENGENEIEGKLDEYDELSEEELKQRVENFIAMFRQHLICDAKGAQIVGCANAIASRVY, from the coding sequence ATGTCTCCCTTTCTCTATAAACCCCCCCCCTCTTCACCCCTCTCCTTTTTCAACATGACACACCAAGCCATGTCTAAGTGTGAAAAAATGGCGGCGGGGGACGAGGCCGAAGACCGGGTGAGGGCGGTGAGCTTCGCGGCCGGGACAGCTGCGTTCATGGCTTGCATTGAGCGAGCATTTATGGTGTCTGTGTTCATGCATTGGCGAGTGTGGGCGTTTCTTGCTTTGAATCTCTTGCTCTTAGCTATTCTCTTCACTTCCAAATCGCAAAACACAGAATCCAGCCAAATCCAATCCAAAAATGGCGGTGATGAAGCAGAGATCAAGAGGAGTAAGAAGGCTAGGCATAGGCAGCGCAAGCAACTGCTTCCGACTAGTGGCGGTGCTGCTGAGGAATGCGTTGTGGTGGCGACAGAGGAGGCGCCGCGGGCTGAGGGTGAAGTTGAAGTTGAGAATGGTGAGAATGAGATTGAAGGAAAGTTGGATGAATATGACGAGCTGTCGGAGGAGGAATTGAAGCAGAGAGTGGAGAATTTCATTGCTATGTTTAGGCAGCATTTGATTTGTGATGCTAAGGGTGCCCAAATTGTGGGATGTGCTAATGCGATTGCTTCACGTGTATATTGA
- the LOC121791708 gene encoding type I inositol polyphosphate 5-phosphatase 4-like yields the protein MERKRRSWKSKRFRRWFLRKQKKTDQFRLDEFSDGGEDEEDSTDNSAVYSTETDPCAANDELRVFVGTWNVAGRSPVGSLVVHLDEWLNIRNDAVDIYVLGLQEIVPLKAATVIGAEDPTEATNWNQLIGDTLNNKYGGSCPWLQPMVHPINTSDDVPPISNRDSPQTTPFPAKDSDRYRLMANKKMVGVFISVWMRRELLKRYDVSGVKVCSVACGIMGFMGNKGSVSVSMSIGGASFCFIAAHLASGEKKGDEGRRNYQVAEIFKRTCFQRLPEDGDKLHPLTILGHDRIFWFGDLNYRLYLEDNLARQLIKEQDWRSLQQFDQLRRELERGGVFQGWREGNIEFAPTYKYSSYNCNRYSGGLPSRAGEKQRTPAWCDRILWYGKGVKQLSYFRSEIKFSDHRPVSALFSTQIMKSANTNTRSPVVSVPTTFPAKTPSTIVNEMDSEEAATPTLLSLIEKDVKASKASRQTTTI from the exons ATGGAAAGAAAGCGTCGAAGCTGGAAGTCTAAAAGGTTTCGCCGTTGGTTTTTGAGGAAACAGAAGAAAACCGATCAATTTCGGCTTGACGAATTTTCAG ATGGTGGTGAAGACGAGGAAGATTCTACTGACAACTCTGCGGTTTATTCAACCGAGACAGATCCATGCGCTGCAAACGATGAACTGAG AGTTTTTGTGGGTACTTGGAATGTGGCGGGAAGGTCACCGGTGGGGAGTTTGGTTGTGCATTTGGATGAATGGCTGAATATCAGAAATGATGCAGTTGACATCTATGTTCTAGG ACTCCAAGAAATTGTGCCGTTGAAGGCGGCGACAGTGATCGGTGCGGAGGATCCAACGGAGGCTACGAACTGGAATCAACTAATAGGAGACACGCTCAATAACAAATATGGAGGTTCATGTCCATGGCTACAACCAATGGTGCATCCCATCAATACCAGTGATGATGTACCCCCCATCTCTAACAGAGACAGCCCACAAACAACACCATTTCCTGCTAAAGACAGTGATAGGTACAGATTGATGGCCAACAAGAAGATGGTTGGAGTCTTTATTAGTGTGTGGATGAGAAGGGAACTGCTCAAGCGCTACGATGTCTCAGGCGTTAAAGTCTGTTCCGTTGCGTGTGGTATAATGGGATTTATGGGAAACAAAGGGTCAGTTTCGGTCAGCATGTCTATAGGGGGGGCTAGTTTTTGCTTCATAGCTGCACATTTGGCCTCTGGAGAGAAGAAAGGTGATGAAGGGAGAAGGAATTACCAGGTGGCAGAGATCTTCAAGCGAACTTGCTTCCAGCGCCTACCCGAGGATGGAGACAAGCTTCACCCTTTAACCATTTTAGGACATGA TAGGATATTCTGGTTTGGAGATCTCAACTACAGATTATACCTAGAAGACAACCTAGCAAGGCAGCTAATAAAAGAGCAAGACTGGAGATCACTGCAGCAGTTTGATCAGTTGAGGAGGGAGTTAGAACGTGGTGGCGTATTCCAAGGTTGGAGAGAGGGAAACATAGAGTTTGCTCCCACTTACAAGTACTCTTCCTACAATTGCAACAGGTATTCGGGTGGACTTCCAAGTAGAGCAGGAGAAAAGCAAAGAACTCCAGCATG GTGTGACAGGATTCTGTGGTATGGTAAAGGAGTGAAGCAACTTTCCTATTTCCGCAGTGAAATTAAGTTTTCCGACCATCGGCCTGTATCAGCTCTTTTCTCTACTCAGATCATGAAATCGGCAAACACAAACACAAGGTCCCCTGTAGTCTCAGTCCCCACAACCTTCCCAGCCAAAACTCCCAGCACAATT GTAAATGAAATGGACAGTGAAGAGGCAGCAACACCCACATTGCTCTCTTTAATTGAGAAGGACGTGAAAGCTTCGAAAGCAAGTAGACAGACTACTACTATTTGA